A genomic stretch from Lathyrus oleraceus cultivar Zhongwan6 chromosome 2, CAAS_Psat_ZW6_1.0, whole genome shotgun sequence includes:
- the LOC127122757 gene encoding uncharacterized protein LOC127122757, with protein MTSWHSYNARANQKIIMDQLEQNQDALKEEMTHMRAQIGQLMEVIQNVARGQEENLQTNQRATVVDPIVNPAVGNGVPVVSQPPPEGIPINRNTANTFHISSQGGSQADVDDHNETFFMPKAQSMYDAYKPSPTDIDMKLHLMEERFKEIEGPSTFGLDAADMCLVPGVKIPTKFKVPRFEKYKGITYPKTHIRSFCRKMAAYSDDKKLSMHFYQDSLSGALLEWYMQLERMHVHTWRGLDEAFLKQY; from the coding sequence ATGACTTCTTGGCATTCCTACAACGCAAGAGCAAATCAAAAGATCATCATGGACCAACTCGAACAAAACCAAGATGCATTGAAGGAAGAAATGACCCACATGAGAGCTCAAATTGGTCAACTTATGGAAGTCATCCAAAATGTGGCTAGAGGACAAGAAGAGAACCTTCAGACCAACCAGAGGGCCACTGTTGTTGATCCAATTGTGAATCCTGCTGTGGGAAATGGTGTCCCTGTTGTTTCCCAGCCTCCACCTGAAGGTATACCCATCAATCGGAATACTGCTAACACTTTCCACATCTCTTCTCAAGGAGGATCCCAAGCTGACGTGGATGACCACAACGAAACCTTCTTCATGCCCAAGGCTCAGTCAATGTATGATGCCTACAAGCCTTCTCCTACTGACATTGACATGAAACTTCATCTCATGGAAGAAAGGTTCAAAGAAATAGAAGGTCCTAGTACCTTTGGCCTGGATGCTGCAGACATGTGTCTGGTCCCTGGAGTGAAGATCCCAACTAAGTTCAAGGTCCCTAGGTTCGAAAAGTACAAAGGGATTACTTATCCTAAAACTCACATCAGATCCTTCTGTAGGAAGATGGCAGCCTACTCCGATGATAAGAAGTTGTCAATGCACTTCTATCAGGATAGCCTCAGCGGAGCCTTGTTGGAATGGTACATGCAACTTGAGCGTATGCATGTGCACACCTGGAGAGGGTTGGATGAAGCTTTCCTGAAACAATATTAA